From the Maniola jurtina chromosome Z, ilManJurt1.1, whole genome shotgun sequence genome, one window contains:
- the LOC123880058 gene encoding uncharacterized protein LOC123880058 — MFHRTVLRCAVLIVLVPLVVGGPWQRPQRTRRSPSTLDTITIISLEEPCALQGGMCMRSEDCEPGNWVRIQADLCPEQKHMGIGCCYN; from the exons ATGTTCCACAGAACAGTGCTCCGTTGCGCCGTGCTGATCGTGCTGGTGCCTCTAGTAGTCGGGGGCCCTTGGCAGAGGCCCCAGCGCACGCGGAGGTCACCCTCCACAC TAGACACGATCACTATCATCTCGCTGGAGGAGCCGTGCGCGCTGCAGGGCGGCATGTGCATGCGCAGCGAGGACTGCGAGCCCGGCAACTGGGTGCGCATCCAGGCCGACCTGTGCCCCGAGCAGAAGCACATGGGGATCGGCTGTTGCTAT AACTAA